The following proteins come from a genomic window of Mauremys mutica isolate MM-2020 ecotype Southern chromosome 7, ASM2049712v1, whole genome shotgun sequence:
- the LOC123374811 gene encoding cellular nucleic acid-binding protein isoform X3 yields MSSNECFKCGRTGHWARECPTGIGRGRGMRSRGRGFQFMSSSLPDICYRCGESGHLAKDCDLQEDEACYNCGRGGHIAKDCKEPKREREQCCYNCGKPGHLARDCDHADEQKCYSCGEFGHIQKDCTKVKCYRCGETGHVAINCSKTSEVNCYRCGESGHLARECTIEATA; encoded by the exons ATGAGCAGCAACGAGTGCTTCAAGTGTGGACGTACTGGTCATTGGGCTCGGGAATGCCCTACTGGAATTGGCCGTGGCCGTGGGATGCGAAGCCGTGGCAGAG GCTTCCAGTTCATGTCTTCATCTCTCCCAGACATCTGTTACCGCTGTGGTGAGTCTGGCCATCTTGCCAAGGACTGTGATCTTCAGGAGGATG AAGCCTGCTATAACTGCGGCAGAGGTGGCCATATTGCTAAGGACTGCAAGGAGCcgaagagagagcgagagcagtGCTGCTACAACTGTGGCAAACCTGGCCATCTGGCTCGTGACTGTGACCATGCAGATGAGCAGAAGTGCTATTCTTGTGGGGAATTTGGACACATTCAAAAAGACTGCACCAAAGTTAAGTGCTATAG GTGTGGTGAAACTGGGCATGTAGCCATCAACTGCAGCAAGACAAGTGAAGTCAACTGCTATCGCTGTGGCGAGTCAGGGCACCTTGCACGGGAATGCACAATTGAAGCTACAGCTTAA
- the LOC123374811 gene encoding cellular nucleic acid-binding protein isoform X2 has translation MSSNECFKCGRTGHWARECPTGIGRGRGMRSRGRGGFTSARGFQFMSSSLPDICYRCGESGHLAKDCDLQEDACYNCGRGGHIAKDCKEPKREREQCCYNCGKPGHLARDCDHADEQKCYSCGEFGHIQKDCTKVKCYRCGETGHVAINCSKTSEVNCYRCGESGHLARECTIEATA, from the exons ATGAGCAGCAACGAGTGCTTCAAGTGTGGACGTACTGGTCATTGGGCTCGGGAATGCCCTACTGGAATTGGCCGTGGCCGTGGGATGCGAAGCCGTGGCAGAGGTGGATTTACCTCCGCAAGAG GCTTCCAGTTCATGTCTTCATCTCTCCCAGACATCTGTTACCGCTGTGGTGAGTCTGGCCATCTTGCCAAGGACTGTGATCTTCAGGAGGATG CCTGCTATAACTGCGGCAGAGGTGGCCATATTGCTAAGGACTGCAAGGAGCcgaagagagagcgagagcagtGCTGCTACAACTGTGGCAAACCTGGCCATCTGGCTCGTGACTGTGACCATGCAGATGAGCAGAAGTGCTATTCTTGTGGGGAATTTGGACACATTCAAAAAGACTGCACCAAAGTTAAGTGCTATAG GTGTGGTGAAACTGGGCATGTAGCCATCAACTGCAGCAAGACAAGTGAAGTCAACTGCTATCGCTGTGGCGAGTCAGGGCACCTTGCACGGGAATGCACAATTGAAGCTACAGCTTAA
- the LOC123374811 gene encoding cellular nucleic acid-binding protein isoform X1: MSSNECFKCGRTGHWARECPTGIGRGRGMRSRGRGGFTSARGFQFMSSSLPDICYRCGESGHLAKDCDLQEDEACYNCGRGGHIAKDCKEPKREREQCCYNCGKPGHLARDCDHADEQKCYSCGEFGHIQKDCTKVKCYRCGETGHVAINCSKTSEVNCYRCGESGHLARECTIEATA, encoded by the exons ATGAGCAGCAACGAGTGCTTCAAGTGTGGACGTACTGGTCATTGGGCTCGGGAATGCCCTACTGGAATTGGCCGTGGCCGTGGGATGCGAAGCCGTGGCAGAGGTGGATTTACCTCCGCAAGAG GCTTCCAGTTCATGTCTTCATCTCTCCCAGACATCTGTTACCGCTGTGGTGAGTCTGGCCATCTTGCCAAGGACTGTGATCTTCAGGAGGATG AAGCCTGCTATAACTGCGGCAGAGGTGGCCATATTGCTAAGGACTGCAAGGAGCcgaagagagagcgagagcagtGCTGCTACAACTGTGGCAAACCTGGCCATCTGGCTCGTGACTGTGACCATGCAGATGAGCAGAAGTGCTATTCTTGTGGGGAATTTGGACACATTCAAAAAGACTGCACCAAAGTTAAGTGCTATAG GTGTGGTGAAACTGGGCATGTAGCCATCAACTGCAGCAAGACAAGTGAAGTCAACTGCTATCGCTGTGGCGAGTCAGGGCACCTTGCACGGGAATGCACAATTGAAGCTACAGCTTAA
- the LOC123374811 gene encoding cellular nucleic acid-binding protein isoform X4, protein MSSNECFKCGRTGHWARECPTGIGRGRGMRSRGRGFQFMSSSLPDICYRCGESGHLAKDCDLQEDACYNCGRGGHIAKDCKEPKREREQCCYNCGKPGHLARDCDHADEQKCYSCGEFGHIQKDCTKVKCYRCGETGHVAINCSKTSEVNCYRCGESGHLARECTIEATA, encoded by the exons ATGAGCAGCAACGAGTGCTTCAAGTGTGGACGTACTGGTCATTGGGCTCGGGAATGCCCTACTGGAATTGGCCGTGGCCGTGGGATGCGAAGCCGTGGCAGAG GCTTCCAGTTCATGTCTTCATCTCTCCCAGACATCTGTTACCGCTGTGGTGAGTCTGGCCATCTTGCCAAGGACTGTGATCTTCAGGAGGATG CCTGCTATAACTGCGGCAGAGGTGGCCATATTGCTAAGGACTGCAAGGAGCcgaagagagagcgagagcagtGCTGCTACAACTGTGGCAAACCTGGCCATCTGGCTCGTGACTGTGACCATGCAGATGAGCAGAAGTGCTATTCTTGTGGGGAATTTGGACACATTCAAAAAGACTGCACCAAAGTTAAGTGCTATAG GTGTGGTGAAACTGGGCATGTAGCCATCAACTGCAGCAAGACAAGTGAAGTCAACTGCTATCGCTGTGGCGAGTCAGGGCACCTTGCACGGGAATGCACAATTGAAGCTACAGCTTAA